In the Lepus europaeus isolate LE1 chromosome 18, mLepTim1.pri, whole genome shotgun sequence genome, one interval contains:
- the CNTD1 gene encoding cyclin N-terminal domain-containing protein 1, translating into MEDSGKKQRGPVSGSNEQSWWPKRLLNMDGAARPRVTPVSDFQFGAVATETIEDALLHLAQQNERAVQEAAGRMGSFRETRIVEFVFLLSEQWCLEKSVSYQAVEILERFMVKQAEKICRQAAVQLRSNGKTESPNWRVLKEQLFSKFVLRLVSCVQLASKLSFHYKIISNVTVLNFLQALGYLYTKEELLESELDVLKSLNFQINLPTPLAYVEMLLEVLGYNGCLVPATQLHPTCLTLLDLVYLLHAPIYDSLLRAAIENSTPSQLQGEKFVSVKEDFMLLAAGIIAASAFIQTRECWSQVVGHLQSITGIASESISEFSYAILTHSVGASTPGQQQPVPPHPAARVLRAAASSNT; encoded by the exons ATGGAAGATTCTGGAAAGAAGCAAAGGGGGCCGGTTTCTGGGTCCAATGAACAGTCCTGGTGGCCCAAAAGGCTTCTGAATATGGACGGAGCTGCGAGGCCAAGGGTGACCCCCGTCAGTGACTTTCAGTTTGGGGCTGTTGCCACAGAGACGATCGAAGACGCCctgcttcacctggcccagcagaACGAGCGAGCAGTGCAGGAGGCGGCGGGCCGGATGGGCAGCTTCAGGGAGACACGGATCGTGG agtttgtttttctcctgTCTGAACAATGGTGTCTGGAGAAATCCGTGAGCTACCAGGCTGTCGAAATCCTAGAAAG GTTTATGGTTAAGCAGGCAGAGAAGATCTGCAGGCAGGCCGCGGTGCAGCTGAGAAGCAATGGGAAGACAGAGTCCCCGAACTGGAGAGTCCTCAAAGAGCAGCTTTTCAGCAAGTTTGTCCTCCGGCTCGTGTCCTGCGTTCAGCTGGCCAGCAAACTTTCCTTCCACTACAAA ATAATCAGCAACGTTACCGTCTTGAATTTCCTCCAGGCTCTGGGGTATCTGTACACTAAAGAAGAACTGCTGGAGTCAGAGCTTGACGTTCTGAAGTCTCTGAACTTCCAGATCAACCTGCCCACGCCCCTGGCCTACGTGGAGATGCTCCTGGAGGTGTTAG GCTACAACGGCTGCTTGGTGCCAGCCACACAGCTGCATCCAACCTGCTTGACCCTGCTCGACCTGGTCTACCTGCTGCATGCGCCCATTTACGACAGCCTGCTCAGGGCTGCCATCGAGAACTCCACGCCCAGCCAGCTCCAAGG GGAAAAGTTCGTTTCAGTGAAGGAAGACTTCATGCTGTTGGCAGCAGGAATCATTGCAGCAAGTGCTTTCATCCAAACCCGTGAGTGCTGGAGCCAG GTTGTGGGGCATCTGCAGAGCATCACTGGCATCGCCTCGGAGAGCATCTCGGAGTTCTCTTATGCAATCCTGACTCACAGCGTGGGAGCCAGCACtccagggcagcagcagcctgTTCCTCCCCACCCGGCGGCCCGCGTTCTGAGGGCTGCTGCTTCCTCCAACACATGA
- the LOC133746695 gene encoding cytochrome c oxidase assembly factor 3 homolog, mitochondrial has product MAASGAGDPRDAKSEKAPFAQRIDPTRDKLSPAQLHFMRQVQLAQWQKTLPQRRTRNIVTGLGIGALVLAIYGYTFYSVSQERFLDELEDEARAARARAQARAAGP; this is encoded by the exons ATGGCGGCGTCTGGAGCCGGTGACCCTCGCGATGCTAAGAGTGAAAAGGCCCCGTTCGCTCAGCGCATCGACCCGACTCGGGATAAACTGTCTCCCGCGCAGCTACATTTCATGCGGCAGGTGCAGCTAGCCCAGTGGCAGAAGACGCTGCCGCAGCGTCGGACCCGGAACATCGTGACTGGCCTGGGCATCGGGGCCCTGGTGTTAGCTATTT ACGGTTACACCTTCTACTCCGTGTCCCAGGAGCGCTTCCTCGATGAGCTGGAAGACGAGGCCAGAGCCGCCCGCGCGCGGGCTCAGGCAAGGGCGGCAGGACCCTGA